In Allomuricauda ruestringensis DSM 13258, the following proteins share a genomic window:
- a CDS encoding MBL fold metallo-hydrolase RNA specificity domain-containing protein, whose translation MKKLKIHFLGASGTVTGSKFYLETEEVKILVDCGLFQGVKELRKQNWERLPIDVSEIDYVLLTHGHLDHCGYLPLLVRQGFRGKILGTGPTLEIARIILEDSAKIQEEEAERANKEHYSKHNPALPLYTKEDAAFALKFFERVEEGDNLVLSDNCSATFLYNGHIIGSTYIEIDLHGKRFVFSGDVGRQEDELLNAPKQPEWADYLFVESTYGDRQHPDENVGHILTGLVKDSLHNRGTLIIPSFAVERLQSLMYQLWKLYKKNRIPNIPIFVDSPMGNNVLEVFEQFPSWHKLTLEEYHNMCNHISIVSSYAETWEIIDDPRPKIVIAGSGMVTGGRVLTYIKQLGDMETTSILLVGFQAEETRGRKLLEGATELKIYGKYVSVKAKVNHLESLSAHADQPELLTWMDSIKNIPEKVFLVHGEKAAMEVFKGKIHEKYGWNCHVPEMHEVLEVLL comes from the coding sequence ATGAAAAAGCTGAAAATTCATTTTTTGGGTGCCTCAGGAACTGTGACCGGGTCAAAATTTTACTTGGAGACCGAGGAGGTCAAAATTTTGGTTGACTGTGGTTTGTTTCAGGGTGTAAAGGAGTTGCGCAAACAAAATTGGGAACGTCTTCCCATAGATGTTTCAGAAATAGATTATGTACTGCTTACCCATGGACATTTGGACCATTGCGGATACCTGCCCCTTTTGGTTCGCCAAGGATTCAGGGGGAAGATTCTAGGAACGGGACCAACCTTGGAAATTGCAAGAATTATCCTTGAAGACAGCGCCAAAATACAAGAGGAAGAAGCGGAGAGGGCCAACAAGGAACACTATAGTAAACATAATCCCGCTTTGCCTTTGTACACCAAAGAAGATGCTGCCTTTGCTTTGAAGTTTTTTGAAAGGGTAGAAGAAGGGGATAACCTTGTACTTTCGGATAACTGTTCAGCAACATTTTTATACAACGGCCATATTATTGGTTCCACCTATATCGAAATCGACCTTCATGGAAAACGGTTTGTGTTTTCGGGAGATGTTGGTCGACAAGAGGACGAATTGCTCAACGCTCCGAAACAACCTGAGTGGGCCGATTATTTATTTGTAGAGAGCACCTATGGGGACAGGCAGCATCCAGATGAGAACGTAGGACATATTTTAACCGGACTCGTGAAGGATAGCTTGCACAATAGAGGAACCTTGATTATCCCTTCCTTTGCCGTGGAGCGTTTACAATCCCTTATGTACCAACTCTGGAAGCTTTATAAAAAGAACAGGATCCCGAATATTCCCATTTTTGTGGATAGTCCCATGGGGAACAATGTATTGGAGGTATTTGAACAATTTCCAAGTTGGCACAAACTTACTTTGGAGGAATATCACAATATGTGCAACCATATTTCAATAGTGAGCTCGTATGCCGAAACTTGGGAGATTATTGATGACCCCAGGCCAAAAATTGTGATTGCGGGCAGCGGTATGGTTACTGGGGGGCGGGTACTTACCTATATAAAACAATTAGGGGATATGGAAACCACCTCCATTTTACTTGTAGGTTTCCAAGCAGAGGAAACTAGGGGAAGGAAGCTGCTCGAAGGAGCAACGGAACTCAAAATTTACGGAAAATATGTTTCTGTTAAAGCCAAGGTCAACCATTTGGAAAGCCTATCGGCCCATGCTGATCAACCAGAACTGTTGACATGGATGGATTCCATAAAAAACATTCCCGAAAAAGTATTTTTGGTTCATGGCGAAAAAGCGGCTATGGAAGTTTTTAAAGGTAAAATTCATGAAAAATATGGTTGGAACTGTCATGTTCCCGAGATGCACGAAGTGCTTGAGGTTCTCCTCTGA